A window of the Henckelia pumila isolate YLH828 chromosome 3, ASM3356847v2, whole genome shotgun sequence genome harbors these coding sequences:
- the LOC140887570 gene encoding uncharacterized protein, whose protein sequence is MSGCSSSSSGSEEEDEGIDSYRKGGYHAVRIGDSFAGGRYIAQKKLGWGQFSTVWLAYDTQSSKYVALKIQKSAPQFGQAALHEIEVLSAVSAGDGANTKCVVNLVDHFKHAGPNGQHLCMVLEFLGDSLLRLIKYNRYKGLEFNKVREICKCILTSLDYLHRELGLIHTDLKPENILLYSTINPSKDPIRSGMTPILERPEGNPNGVVSINTIEKKLKQRARRAVARISERRASMGGVGVMPKPARSLEGIDIRCKVVDFGNACWADKPIAEEIQTRQYRAPEVILQSGYSFPADMWSFACIAFELATGEMMFTPKTGQGFSEDEDHLALMMELLGKMPRKIATCGARSKDYFDRYGDLKRIRRLKYLTLDRQLVEKFKICGDDAREFADFLCPILDFEPEKRPSAQQCLQHPWLCANKQKNNEVKSESRVEKLNI, encoded by the exons ATGTCTGGTTGCTCCTCGTCGTCTTCAGGATCCGAAGAAGAGGATGAAGGAATCGATTCGTACAGAAAAGGTGGGTATCATGCGGTCAGAATCGGCGATTCATTCGCCGGTGGTCGATACATCGCCCAGAAGAAACTTGGATGGGGCCAGTTTTCCACCGTTTGGCTCGCCTACGATACTCAGTCGTCC AAATATGTCGCATTGAAGATACAGAAAAGTGCACCACAATTTGGTCAAGCTGCTCTTCACGAAATTGAAGTCCTTTCTGCTGTCTCTGCTGGTGATGGCGCAAATACTAAGTGTGTCGTCAACTTGGTGGACCACTTCAAGCATGCAGGCCCAAATGGCCAGCATTTATGTATGGTCCTGGAATTTCTTGGGGATAGTTTATTGCGCCTCATCAAGTATAACCGCTATAAAGGTCTTGAATTCAATAAAGTGAGGGAGATATGCAAGTGTATTTTGACTTCTCTTGATTACCTGCACAGAGAACTTGGACTTATACACACAGACTTGAAGCCTGAAAACATTCTTTTATATTCAACCATTAATCCTTCTAAAGATCCAATTAGGTCAGGAATGACTCCAATTCTTGAAAGGCCAGAGGGTAACCCCAACGGGGTAGTGTCCATAAATACTATTGagaaaaaactaaaacaaaggGCAAGAAGAGCAGTTGCAAGGATATCAGAGAGGCGAGCTTCCATGGGAGGAGTAGGAGTGATGCCAAAACCTGCTAGAAGCTTAGAAGGGATCGACATAAGATGTAAGGTTGTAGATTTTGGAAATGCATGTTGGGCTGATAAGCCAATTGCTGAAGAAATCCAAACTAGGCAATACAGAGCTCCGGAAGTCATACTTCAATCTGGTTATTCGTTTCCTGCTGATATGTGGTCTTTTGCTTGCATTGCTTTTGAACTTGCCACGGGTGAGATGATGTTTACTCCCAAGACTGGACAAGGCTTCAGTGAGGATGAG GATCACCTCGCTTTAATGATGGAGCTCCTTGGAAAGATGCCACGAAAG ATTGCCACATGTGGAGCACGGTCCAAAGATTACTTTGACAGATATGGCGATCTGAAGAGGATCAGAAGGCTAAAATACTTGACGCTTGATCGACAACttgttgaaaaatttaaaatatgtggCGACGATGCTCGTGAATTTGCTGATTTTCTCTGCCCCATTCTTGATTTTGAGCCTGAGAAGCGACCAAGTGCACAACAATGTCTGCAGCACCCGTGGCTCTGTGCCAACAAGCAGAAGAACAATGAGGTGAAGAGTGAATCTAGAGTTGAAAAGCTTAATATTTGA
- the LOC140887058 gene encoding protein STRICTOSIDINE SYNTHASE-LIKE 5-like, whose protein sequence is MPKSLCSPAIFVSLLLLPVLSILLYQLDSFDPADYPDKEFTRRDPMFVPYRNTHMLTGSERLGEGRLLAPEDVAFDPKTGVLYTGCEDGWVHRVSLNGSVVERWVNTAGRPLGIVHGLHGEVIVADAVKGLLNISNDGSIEVLTDEAEGLKFKLTDAVDISQDGTLYFTDASYKYGMHEHILDILEGRPYGRFLSYNPSTKETRVLARDLYFANGVAVSPDQSFVIFCETVLRRCQRYYIEGRRKGSTDVFIDNLPGVPDNIRYDGEGLYWIALSTGISYPVDLLQRYPFIRKVFAIMMRYIGRLNMEKNGGVIAVDSDGKPTALYQDRDISSMTSAIKIGDHLYCGSVSSSYMLRLNVDRYPATPVAV, encoded by the exons ATGCCGAAATCACTGTGTAGTCCCGCCATTTTCGTCTCGCTGTTGCTATTACCAGTGCTTTCGATTTTGCTGTACCAGCTCGATTCTTTCGACCCGGCTGACTACCCAGACAAAGAGTTCACCCGGAGAGACCCCATGTTTGTTCCCTACCGGAACACGCACATGCTGACGGGTTCGGAAAGACTCGGGGAAGGTCGATTGCTGGCGCCGGAGGACGTAGCTTTCGATCCCAAGACTGGGGTCCTGTACACTGGCTGTGAGGATGGATGGGTTCACAGGGTTAGTTTGAATGGCTCGGTGGTGGAGAGATGGGTCAACACGGCGGGGAGGCCGCTGGGGATCGTCCATGGACTCCACGGTGAGGTTATTGTTGCAGATGCTGTCAAG GGATTATTGAACATAAGCAATGATGGCTCAATAGAAGTACTAACAGATGAGGCTGAGGGTCTAAAATTCAAATTAACAGATGCCGTCGATATCAGCCAAGATGGCACACTCTACTTCACCGATGCTTCGTATAAATACGGTATGCATGAGCATATCTTGGACATTTTAGAAGGTAGGCCCTATGGAAGATTCTTGAGCTATAATCCATCAACCAAAGAAACAAGAGTCCTGGCTCGGGATCTGTATTTTGCAAATGGCGTCGCTGTCTCCCCTGATCAGAGTTTTGTTATCTTTTGTGAAACTGTCTT GAGAAGATGTCAAAGGTACTACATAGAAGGTCGTAGAAAAGGATCCACAGATGTGTTTATTGATAACTTGCCTGGGGTTCCTGACAACATACGTTACGACGGCGAAGGTCTATATTGGATTGCTTTAAGCACG GGGATTTCATATCCTGTGGATCTGCTTCAAAGATATCCCTTCATTCGAAAAGTTTTTGCAATCATGATGAGGTACATAGGTCGTCTGAATATGGAGAAAAATGGCGGGGTTATAGCAGTCGACTCGGATGGAAAGCCGACTGCACTGTATCAAGATCGTGATATCTCATCAATGACTAGTGCTATCAAAATCGGGGATCACTTGTATTGTGGTTCTGTATCATCTTCATACATGCTACGCCTCAATGTGGATCGATATCCTGCTACGCCCGTGGCCGTGTGA